One window of Rasiella rasia genomic DNA carries:
- a CDS encoding phosphatase PAP2 family protein yields the protein MKNLLLLAITLLTISVNAQKSESPYEWDWTRDGIWTGAALGGSVGGFLLIQNKDDIDPDTFEANFGTPERLQESIDNINFIDRWAAGKHDENANKISDIPFAISFVGPFAMLFDDEINDHTGQYLGLYLESMATTAAMYTITAGVVNRSRPYVYDDSGDTNLDRRRSNNGQRSFYSGHVATTATATFFTAKVYSDFNPDSPAKIWVWTGAAVVPAAVGYFRIEAGQHFLTDVALGYALGAGVGILVPELHKKKNTDGLSIYPTGGRTFLGDDYTAMAMRLTF from the coding sequence ATGAAAAATCTACTGCTCTTAGCAATTACTCTACTCACTATTTCTGTCAATGCTCAAAAATCCGAAAGTCCGTACGAATGGGACTGGACACGCGATGGAATATGGACGGGTGCTGCGCTGGGCGGTTCGGTTGGTGGATTTCTTTTAATTCAGAATAAGGATGATATTGACCCCGATACATTTGAAGCAAATTTTGGAACCCCAGAAAGACTTCAAGAATCGATAGACAATATAAACTTTATAGATCGCTGGGCGGCTGGAAAACATGATGAGAACGCCAATAAAATAAGTGACATTCCTTTTGCTATTTCGTTTGTAGGGCCCTTTGCCATGTTGTTTGATGATGAAATTAATGACCATACCGGCCAGTATTTAGGACTGTATCTGGAAAGCATGGCTACTACAGCCGCTATGTACACGATTACAGCTGGAGTCGTTAACAGAAGTAGACCCTACGTATACGATGATAGTGGGGACACGAATTTAGATAGGCGAAGAAGTAATAACGGGCAGCGCTCTTTTTATTCAGGACATGTTGCAACAACAGCCACGGCCACATTTTTTACGGCAAAAGTATACAGCGACTTTAATCCAGACTCTCCCGCGAAAATATGGGTTTGGACCGGTGCCGCAGTAGTACCTGCTGCCGTAGGTTATTTTAGAATAGAAGCAGGACAACACTTTTTAACCGATGTTGCATTAGGATATGCCCTTGGGGCTGGTGTTGGTATACTGGTGCCTGAACTACACAAGAAAAAAAATACCGACGGACTATCAATTTATCCAACAGGTGGGAGAACTTTTTTGGGCGACGACTATACAGCGATGGCGATGCGTTTAACGTTCTAA
- a CDS encoding DNA gyrase/topoisomerase IV subunit A: MTEDENINPEESLNPDQINHQDLEGGEDTSAAETAEDSGETITRISGMYKEWFLDYASYVILERAVPAIEDGFKPVQRRIMHSMKDLDDGRYNKVANIVGHTMQYHPHGDASIADAMVQIGQKDLLIDTQGNWGNILTGDRAAASRYIEARLSKFALDVVYNPKITDWQASYDGRRKEPINLPVMFPMLLAQGGEGIAVGLSTKILPHNFIELIDASVKHLEGKRFTIYPDFPTAGMVDVTDYNDGLRGGKIRSRARILQHDKNTLVIREIPFTTTTTSLIDSILKANDKGKIKIKKIEDNTASEVEILIHIPSGISPDKTIDALYAFTNCETSISPLGCVIEDNKPLFVGVSEMLRRSTDRTVQLLKSELEIQLGEFENQWHYASLERIFIENRIYRDIEEVDTWEGVIKAIDDGLKPHTAHLKRAVTEEDIVRLTEIRIKRISKFDIDKAQQKIEALEDQIAQVKHHLANLIEYAIAYFKRLKKDYGEGKERKAEIKVFDDIEATKVVIRNTKLYVNREEGFIGTSLRRDEYVTDCSDIDDIIVFTQEGIMMVTKVDSKTFIGKGILHVAVFKKKDKRTIYNMIYKDGTKGATYLKRFAVTSVTRDREYNLTTGTKGSKVLYFTANPNGEAEVVTVLLRQSGSIKKLKWDVDFADQLIKGRASKGNIVTKYAVKRVELKEKGLSTLKPRRIWFDDTVQRLNLDERGELLGEFTSQDRLLIINQKGVVKTVIPEITLRFDEDMIVLEKWEPKKPISAIYWEGEKELFYVKRFLIENPDKEEFIITDHPKSYLERVFTEYRPQAEIVFVKERGKDRKENLVLDVEAFIAVKGSSAMGNQLTKDKVLEINALPPLPYEAPAPKPTEELDVVDEETVSSDDTVATKEVSEEKQANNTSKDEEEPPVGNDGQASLF, translated from the coding sequence ATGACAGAAGACGAAAATATAAACCCAGAAGAATCGCTTAACCCAGATCAAATCAATCATCAGGATTTGGAGGGAGGCGAAGACACGTCTGCCGCTGAGACCGCAGAAGACTCTGGAGAAACTATTACCCGTATTTCGGGCATGTATAAAGAATGGTTTTTAGATTACGCGAGTTATGTAATACTAGAACGAGCCGTTCCGGCTATTGAAGACGGTTTTAAACCTGTACAACGCCGTATCATGCATTCTATGAAAGACCTAGACGATGGACGCTATAACAAGGTTGCCAATATCGTTGGTCACACCATGCAATACCACCCGCACGGTGATGCTAGTATTGCAGATGCTATGGTGCAGATTGGGCAAAAAGACCTACTCATAGATACACAAGGAAACTGGGGGAATATTTTAACGGGCGACCGTGCGGCTGCCTCACGATACATAGAAGCACGCTTGTCTAAGTTTGCTTTAGATGTGGTATACAATCCAAAGATAACCGACTGGCAAGCAAGTTACGACGGACGACGAAAAGAGCCTATTAACTTACCAGTAATGTTCCCAATGCTGTTGGCCCAAGGAGGAGAGGGAATTGCAGTTGGACTTTCAACTAAAATACTACCGCATAATTTTATTGAATTAATTGATGCTTCGGTTAAACACCTAGAAGGAAAACGATTTACTATTTATCCAGATTTTCCAACTGCGGGAATGGTAGATGTTACAGATTATAACGACGGTCTACGAGGAGGGAAAATTAGAAGTCGTGCTAGAATTTTACAACACGACAAAAATACGTTGGTCATTCGTGAGATTCCTTTCACCACTACTACAACATCGTTAATAGATTCAATTTTAAAAGCCAACGACAAAGGCAAAATTAAGATTAAGAAGATTGAAGACAATACCGCTTCTGAGGTTGAAATTTTAATCCATATTCCGTCGGGAATTTCTCCAGACAAGACTATAGATGCGTTATATGCTTTCACAAATTGTGAAACGTCTATTTCACCCTTGGGCTGCGTAATTGAAGATAACAAACCACTCTTTGTGGGTGTTTCTGAAATGTTACGCCGTTCTACAGATCGTACGGTACAATTGCTGAAAAGCGAATTGGAAATTCAATTAGGTGAATTTGAAAATCAGTGGCACTATGCTTCTTTAGAACGTATTTTTATTGAAAATAGAATCTATCGCGATATAGAAGAGGTCGACACATGGGAAGGTGTAATTAAGGCTATAGACGACGGATTAAAACCGCATACTGCTCATTTAAAGCGCGCCGTAACCGAAGAGGATATCGTACGCCTTACAGAAATACGTATTAAGCGTATCTCTAAATTTGATATCGATAAAGCACAACAGAAAATAGAAGCCTTAGAAGATCAAATTGCGCAGGTAAAACATCATTTGGCCAACTTAATTGAATACGCCATCGCATATTTTAAACGTCTTAAGAAAGACTATGGCGAAGGAAAAGAGCGGAAAGCAGAAATTAAAGTTTTTGACGATATTGAAGCTACCAAGGTAGTGATTAGAAACACCAAGCTTTATGTAAATAGAGAAGAAGGATTTATTGGTACCAGTTTGCGTAGAGATGAGTACGTAACAGATTGTAGCGATATAGACGATATCATTGTCTTCACCCAAGAGGGAATCATGATGGTTACCAAGGTAGATAGCAAAACCTTTATTGGTAAAGGAATTCTACATGTTGCTGTATTCAAGAAAAAAGATAAGCGTACCATCTATAATATGATTTATAAAGATGGAACCAAAGGCGCAACCTATTTAAAGCGTTTTGCGGTAACATCGGTAACAAGAGACCGTGAGTATAACTTAACTACAGGTACTAAAGGTTCTAAAGTGCTGTATTTTACTGCAAATCCAAATGGTGAAGCAGAAGTGGTCACCGTTTTGTTACGCCAAAGCGGTAGCATTAAAAAACTGAAATGGGATGTAGATTTTGCAGACCAATTAATTAAAGGGCGTGCGTCTAAAGGAAACATTGTAACCAAGTATGCTGTTAAGCGTGTAGAGTTAAAAGAAAAAGGTCTATCTACCTTAAAACCTCGCAGAATTTGGTTCGATGATACTGTACAGCGTCTAAATCTAGACGAAAGAGGCGAGCTCTTAGGCGAGTTTACAAGTCAAGATCGCTTGTTAATTATCAACCAAAAAGGTGTGGTAAAAACAGTCATCCCTGAAATTACGCTGCGTTTTGATGAGGATATGATTGTTTTAGAAAAATGGGAACCCAAAAAACCTATCTCGGCAATCTATTGGGAAGGCGAAAAAGAACTGTTTTATGTAAAACGATTTTTGATTGAAAATCCAGATAAAGAAGAATTTATTATTACAGACCATCCAAAGTCGTATTTAGAGCGCGTCTTTACAGAATACAGACCACAGGCTGAAATAGTCTTCGTAAAAGAACGTGGAAAAGATAGAAAAGAGAACCTAGTACTCGATGTAGAAGCATTTATTGCTGTAAAGGGGAGTAGTGCCATGGGTAATCAACTAACCAAAGACAAAGTGCTTGAAATAAATGCTTTACCTCCGTTGCCTTATGAAGCTCCGGCGCCTAAGCCTACCGAAGAATTAGATGTGGTAGATGAAGAAACAGTATCTTCAGACGATACCGTTGCAACCAAGGAAGTTTCCGAAGAAAAACAAGCAAATAACACTTCTAAAGATGAGGAGGAACCACCAGTGGGAAATGACGGACAAGCCTCTTTATTTTAA
- a CDS encoding tRNA (cytidine(34)-2'-O)-methyltransferase translates to MPYNIVLIEPEIPTNTGNIGRLSLASGCHLHLVKPFGFELNDTRVKRAGLDYWKHVSLTVYESTEAFFKEHHDKKMAFLSSHGKQTYWDIPFEKDMFFIFGKESKGLSAEILQKHDSKSYKIPIHSEHIRSINLANAVSVVVYEALRHHT, encoded by the coding sequence ATGCCATACAACATTGTTCTTATAGAACCCGAAATACCTACAAATACTGGCAATATTGGGCGATTGAGTTTGGCTTCAGGCTGTCACTTACACCTTGTAAAGCCCTTTGGGTTTGAGTTAAACGACACGCGTGTGAAACGCGCCGGGCTAGACTATTGGAAACATGTTTCGCTTACTGTATACGAGTCTACTGAAGCATTTTTTAAAGAACACCATGACAAAAAAATGGCTTTTTTGTCGAGTCACGGCAAGCAAACTTATTGGGACATCCCGTTTGAAAAAGATATGTTTTTTATCTTCGGAAAGGAGTCTAAGGGTCTTTCTGCGGAAATTTTACAAAAACATGACTCTAAAAGCTATAAAATACCCATACACAGCGAGCATATACGAAGTATTAACCTTGCAAATGCAGTAAGTGTAGTAGTTTATGAAGCATTGCGCCACCATACATAA
- a CDS encoding VF530 family DNA-binding protein, with amino-acid sequence MTENNKEYWTNRYNEGDIGWDVGEATQPLVSYFDQLTNKELRILIPGAGNSYEAAYLHKNGFTNVHILDISEVPLKNFQKRNPDFPQERCYHQDFFKHKGTYDLIIEQTFFCSFEPDQMTRVKYVTKMASLLAPKGKLVGLLMENSSIEDNSLRPYGATEAQYRAYLKPHFTIAHLEKCYNSIATRRNNELFGIFQKKEKTKTQKNNPLHGITLKTILEELVATYGWEELGERVRINSFVSNPSINSSLKFLRKTPWAREKVEKLYVYTFKK; translated from the coding sequence ATGACAGAAAACAATAAAGAATACTGGACAAATCGTTACAATGAGGGCGACATTGGTTGGGACGTTGGCGAGGCTACACAACCTTTGGTTTCATATTTCGATCAGCTAACTAACAAGGAGCTTCGTATCTTAATTCCAGGCGCCGGAAACTCTTATGAGGCCGCGTACCTTCATAAAAACGGATTTACAAATGTTCATATTTTAGATATTTCCGAAGTACCTCTAAAAAACTTTCAGAAAAGAAACCCTGATTTCCCGCAAGAACGTTGCTACCATCAGGACTTTTTTAAACACAAAGGCACATACGATTTAATTATCGAACAAACCTTTTTCTGTTCTTTCGAGCCCGACCAAATGACCCGGGTGAAATATGTCACCAAAATGGCTTCCCTCCTAGCTCCTAAGGGAAAACTAGTTGGACTGCTTATGGAAAATTCAAGTATTGAAGACAATTCTTTACGTCCGTATGGCGCTACAGAAGCTCAGTATAGAGCTTATTTGAAACCACACTTTACAATTGCGCACTTAGAAAAATGTTACAATTCTATTGCCACGAGAAGGAACAATGAGCTTTTTGGAATATTTCAGAAAAAAGAAAAAACAAAAACCCAAAAGAATAATCCGTTACACGGCATTACGCTAAAAACGATATTAGAGGAGTTAGTCGCTACATACGGTTGGGAAGAATTGGGAGAACGTGTTAGAATTAATAGTTTTGTATCTAACCCTTCTATTAACTCAAGTTTAAAGTTTTTGAGGAAAACGCCTTGGGCTAGAGAAAAAGTAGAAAAACTGTACGTGTATACATTTAAAAAATGA
- a CDS encoding TerC family protein — MFEILTSPDALVALLTLTFLEIVLGIDNIIFISLASSKLPKQHQKKATNIGLFMAMLIRIILLFGISWLVAMEAPFWHINTSWLKAGISGQGLILIAGGLFLLYKSTSEIHEKVEDKGHDEREVAKGRKTTLTKAIVQIALINIVFSFDSILTAVGMTNGISDNPTDALIIMVIAVVVSVIIMMVFANPVGKFVTKHPTVQLLGLSFLILIGFMLIAEGAHLSHIEIFGSQVGTIPKGYLYFTIAFSLFIEFLNMRYRKKTSEIVTTHPEEIDAELQREIDKELRK; from the coding sequence ATGTTTGAAATATTAACCTCTCCAGATGCCCTTGTAGCACTACTTACGCTTACATTTTTGGAAATTGTCTTGGGGATAGACAACATTATATTTATCTCCTTAGCTTCTAGCAAGCTGCCAAAACAGCACCAGAAAAAAGCTACCAACATTGGTCTTTTTATGGCTATGCTTATACGTATCATTCTATTATTTGGTATTTCATGGCTCGTGGCTATGGAAGCACCATTCTGGCATATTAATACCTCGTGGCTAAAAGCAGGAATTAGCGGGCAAGGGCTTATTCTCATTGCCGGGGGGCTCTTTCTACTTTATAAAAGTACCAGCGAAATACACGAGAAAGTTGAAGACAAAGGACACGACGAGCGAGAAGTAGCTAAAGGCCGTAAAACAACACTTACCAAGGCTATTGTTCAAATTGCGCTTATTAATATTGTCTTTTCATTCGATTCAATCTTAACCGCTGTTGGGATGACTAACGGTATTAGCGACAACCCGACAGATGCATTAATCATTATGGTTATCGCTGTTGTAGTTTCCGTAATTATCATGATGGTGTTTGCCAATCCAGTAGGGAAATTTGTTACAAAGCATCCAACCGTACAACTCTTAGGACTTTCCTTCTTAATTTTAATAGGTTTTATGTTAATTGCTGAAGGAGCACATCTTTCACATATTGAAATATTTGGATCTCAAGTAGGCACCATTCCAAAAGGATACTTGTATTTCACTATTGCATTCTCGCTGTTTATTGAGTTTTTAAATATGCGTTACCGAAAGAAAACAAGTGAAATTGTAACAACACATCCCGAAGAAATTGACGCAGAATTACAGCGCGAAATCGATAAAGAGCTGAGAAAATAA
- a CDS encoding DNA topoisomerase IV, producing MKYLLRVFSFLLAIVSLTSCYEVTRNCTDFKTGTFEFEALVGTELTKTTFVRNDSIEIDYYKGVADTSTIRWINDCEYVVTKKNPKNQAERKSIHMKILSTDATSYMFEYKLVGESNKERGTAVKISDNTSR from the coding sequence ATGAAGTATCTTTTACGCGTTTTCTCATTTCTTTTAGCCATCGTGTCACTAACAAGCTGTTATGAAGTTACACGCAACTGTACTGATTTTAAAACTGGTACATTCGAGTTTGAAGCCCTTGTTGGCACAGAACTTACCAAAACTACATTTGTTAGAAACGATTCTATTGAAATAGACTACTACAAAGGAGTAGCAGACACATCAACCATACGGTGGATTAACGACTGCGAATATGTGGTTACAAAGAAGAATCCGAAGAACCAGGCCGAGAGAAAATCAATTCACATGAAAATCCTCTCAACAGACGCAACAAGCTATATGTTTGAATACAAATTAGTTGGAGAATCTAATAAAGAACGTGGCACAGCTGTGAAAATTAGTGATAATACGTCACGTTAG
- a CDS encoding DNA topoisomerase IV subunit B, with protein MAETNYTEDNIRSLDWKEHIRMRPGMYIGKLGDGSSPDDGIYILLKEVIDNCIDEFVMGAGKTIEIRIKDKEVKVRDYGRGIPLGKVVDVVSKMNTGGKYDSRAFKKSVGLNGVGTKAVNALSASFKVESVRDGQQKAAYFELGELINDAAVEETTKRKGTKVTFIPDESIFKNYKYRSEYVEKMLRNYVYLNPGLTIDFNGEKFVSENGLKDLLEDNMNTADMLYPVIHLRGDDIEIAITHSKTQYSESYYSFVNGQNTTQGGTHLAAYRESLVRTVREFYGKNYDASDIRKSVVTAISIKVMEPVFESQTKTKLGSTDMGGDLPTVRTYINDFVKTYLDNFLHKNPETAEKLQRKILTAERERKELSGIRKLAKDRAKKANLHNKKLRDCRIHLGDTKKERNLESTLFITEGDSASGSITKSRDVNTQAVFSLKGKPLNSYGLTKKIVYENEEFNLLQAALNIEESLEDLRYNNIVIATDADVDGMHIRLLLITFFLQFFPELIKEGHLYILQTPLFRVRNKKETIYCYSEDERRDAIEKLKPKPEITRFKGLGEISPDEFVHFIGEDIRLDPVMLDKQMSIEDMLSFYMGKNTPDRQKFIIENLKVELDAVEE; from the coding sequence ATGGCAGAGACAAATTATACCGAAGACAATATACGTTCGCTCGATTGGAAAGAACACATTCGTATGCGTCCCGGAATGTACATCGGAAAGTTAGGAGATGGCTCTTCTCCAGACGATGGTATCTATATTTTGTTAAAAGAAGTAATCGATAACTGTATCGATGAATTTGTAATGGGAGCTGGAAAAACCATTGAAATCCGTATTAAAGACAAAGAGGTAAAGGTACGCGATTACGGTCGTGGTATCCCACTAGGTAAGGTGGTAGACGTAGTTTCTAAGATGAATACGGGTGGAAAATACGATAGCCGCGCCTTTAAAAAATCTGTAGGGCTTAACGGTGTAGGTACAAAAGCAGTTAATGCTTTGTCTGCTTCGTTTAAAGTAGAATCTGTTCGTGATGGTCAACAAAAAGCAGCTTACTTCGAGTTAGGAGAGCTTATTAACGATGCGGCGGTAGAAGAAACCACAAAGCGCAAAGGAACCAAGGTTACCTTTATTCCAGACGAAAGCATTTTTAAAAACTATAAGTACCGCAGTGAGTACGTAGAAAAAATGCTGCGTAATTATGTGTATCTAAACCCGGGGCTAACAATCGATTTCAATGGGGAGAAGTTTGTTTCTGAAAACGGACTTAAAGACCTGCTGGAAGACAATATGAATACGGCAGACATGCTGTATCCGGTGATTCACCTACGTGGAGATGATATAGAAATTGCCATAACACATAGTAAAACCCAGTATAGTGAGTCTTACTACAGTTTTGTAAATGGGCAAAACACAACCCAAGGTGGAACACATTTGGCAGCATATCGCGAGAGTTTAGTGCGTACTGTTCGTGAGTTCTACGGAAAGAATTACGACGCAAGTGATATTAGAAAGTCTGTTGTGACCGCTATCAGCATTAAGGTAATGGAGCCTGTTTTTGAAAGTCAGACAAAAACAAAATTAGGATCTACAGACATGGGAGGTGACCTGCCCACGGTACGAACCTATATAAACGATTTTGTAAAAACCTACTTAGATAACTTTTTACATAAAAACCCAGAGACCGCAGAAAAGCTGCAACGCAAAATCCTAACAGCAGAAAGAGAACGTAAAGAGCTTTCAGGTATTAGAAAGCTAGCTAAAGACCGTGCTAAAAAGGCAAACCTGCATAATAAGAAATTACGCGATTGCCGGATTCATTTAGGTGATACAAAGAAAGAACGAAATTTAGAGTCTACCTTGTTTATTACAGAGGGTGACTCTGCATCGGGAAGTATTACCAAAAGCCGTGATGTAAATACACAAGCCGTTTTCAGCTTAAAAGGAAAACCGCTTAATAGCTACGGACTTACCAAGAAAATAGTTTACGAAAACGAAGAGTTTAATTTGCTCCAAGCTGCATTAAACATAGAAGAATCGTTAGAAGATTTACGCTATAACAATATTGTAATTGCTACCGATGCAGATGTAGATGGAATGCACATTAGATTGCTGCTTATTACATTTTTCTTGCAATTTTTTCCCGAACTTATAAAAGAAGGGCACCTGTATATCTTGCAAACGCCGCTTTTCCGTGTAAGAAATAAAAAAGAAACTATTTACTGCTACAGCGAAGACGAACGTAGAGACGCCATAGAAAAACTGAAGCCGAAGCCTGAAATTACTCGATTTAAAGGATTAGGTGAAATATCACCCGACGAGTTTGTACATTTTATTGGGGAAGACATTAGACTAGACCCAGTTATGCTAGACAAACAAATGAGCATAGAAGACATGCTTAGTTTTTATATGGGAAAGAACACGCCCGACCGACAGAAATTTATTATTGAAAATTTAAAGGTGGAGTTGGATGCAGTTGAAGAGTAA
- a CDS encoding DUF4328 domain-containing protein, with protein MIKQLRPNMARAKNAQLFIYIVLALDVVLLISNLFQYVLIEDIKTGKFIGDDTIDANDLRQQILGIMYLVAFIASTVVYIMWFRRAYYNLGQAIHTEYSEGWAAGGWFVPIISLFYPYKIMKELYVKTNAILRQQISGYSHQVKLTTIGIWWALWIGSNIIERIGSKLEDTETIDGVLNYTLFSMFSNVLGIILAFVAVKVIKDYHDLEKKYHEVAAQQPGEIKPPEIIL; from the coding sequence ATGATAAAACAACTACGCCCCAATATGGCGCGAGCAAAAAACGCGCAGCTCTTTATTTATATTGTTCTTGCGCTAGATGTAGTGCTGTTAATCTCAAACCTGTTTCAGTACGTTCTTATTGAAGACATCAAAACTGGAAAGTTTATAGGAGACGACACGATAGATGCCAATGACCTACGACAGCAAATTTTAGGAATCATGTATTTGGTAGCCTTTATTGCCTCAACAGTTGTATACATTATGTGGTTTCGCAGGGCTTATTACAACCTAGGTCAAGCCATTCACACCGAATACTCTGAAGGTTGGGCAGCTGGTGGATGGTTTGTACCAATTATTAGTTTGTTCTACCCTTATAAAATAATGAAAGAATTATATGTTAAGACCAACGCCATTCTACGTCAGCAAATCTCGGGATATTCGCATCAAGTAAAACTAACAACAATTGGCATTTGGTGGGCACTGTGGATTGGCTCTAATATCATTGAGCGCATTGGAAGCAAACTTGAAGATACAGAGACTATAGACGGTGTTCTTAATTATACGCTCTTTAGTATGTTTTCTAACGTACTCGGAATAATTTTAGCATTTGTTGCGGTGAAAGTAATAAAAGACTACCATGATTTAGAAAAGAAATATCATGAAGTTGCTGCCCAACAACCAGGAGAAATAAAGCCCCCGGAGATTATTTTATAG
- the mscL gene encoding large-conductance mechanosensitive channel protein MscL yields the protein MKSFIAEFKDFAIKGNMIDMAVGIIIGTAFNSVVNTLVKKVVMPPLSLLTDDVNLADRKYILREAEGKAAEVAIGYGELIEVMIDFLIIALTIFVVIKFINRFKKKSEDPKNKTVETPKNIELLSNIERLMEEQNSILKKGNSL from the coding sequence ATGAAAAGTTTTATTGCAGAGTTTAAAGATTTTGCCATTAAAGGTAATATGATAGACATGGCGGTAGGTATTATTATAGGTACCGCTTTTAATAGTGTGGTAAATACTTTGGTGAAAAAGGTGGTTATGCCGCCACTTTCATTGCTCACCGATGATGTAAACCTTGCCGATAGAAAATATATTCTGCGTGAAGCCGAAGGGAAGGCAGCTGAGGTTGCCATTGGTTATGGTGAACTTATTGAGGTAATGATAGACTTTCTCATAATCGCCTTAACTATTTTTGTGGTAATTAAGTTTATCAATCGGTTTAAGAAAAAGTCTGAAGATCCTAAAAACAAAACAGTTGAAACTCCTAAAAACATTGAGCTGCTTTCAAATATAGAACGACTTATGGAAGAGCAAAATTCAATACTTAAAAAAGGTAACTCACTATAA
- a CDS encoding helix-turn-helix domain-containing protein, which yields MVNSVDFTKRLEKILLHYGLSATAFSEKIAFNRSTISHLLSGRNKPSLEFVMKVVKTFEEVDLYWLLNGKGTFPSTSNSQVPISGISKNDDVVLPPISAKAEHVVKTNSVPTQISEASKKQHPAIDRIVIFYADGSFKEYVP from the coding sequence GTGGTAAACAGTGTAGATTTTACAAAAAGATTAGAAAAAATACTCCTGCATTACGGATTATCTGCTACTGCATTTTCTGAAAAAATAGCGTTCAATCGCTCCACGATTTCGCATCTACTTTCGGGCAGAAATAAACCTAGCTTAGAGTTTGTAATGAAGGTTGTAAAAACATTTGAGGAAGTAGATTTGTATTGGCTTCTAAATGGAAAAGGTACCTTCCCTTCTACTTCAAATTCTCAAGTGCCTATTTCTGGAATTTCAAAAAATGACGATGTAGTCTTACCTCCAATTTCCGCGAAAGCTGAACATGTTGTAAAAACTAATAGTGTACCAACTCAAATTTCCGAAGCAAGTAAAAAGCAACATCCAGCCATAGATCGAATAGTTATTTTTTATGCAGATGGAAGTTTTAAGGAATACGTGCCCTAA